The DNA sequence TGAATAAGTCCGTGTTTAAGCAGTTCGTTCATCAAAGCAGGGATTCCACCAGCATAGTGAAGGTCTACCATGTGATGAGGGCCTGAGGGTGCAATGCTACATAAATGCGGCTGTGCGCTCAGAAATAGGTTGTATATCTTTAAGCCGTATAGGTAAACCTGCATAATGAGCTATCGCCGGTATATGTAACGCAGTATTTGATGACCCACCAATTGCCATATCCACAGCTAGTGCATTTTCAATGGCTTTTTTTGTTACAATTTTGCGCGGGGTTATCTGTTTTTTAACAAGTTCCACTATCTTTTTTCCACTTTCTTTGGCAAGGCGTAGGCGGTCGGACATGACAGCAGGTATGGTACCATTATAGGGAAGTGCCAACCCCAACGCTTCGGTGAGACAGTTCATGGAATTTGCTGTGTAAAGCCCTGCGCATGATCCTGCACCAGGACAGGCTGCGCACTCAATTTCATATAACTCCTCTTTTGTAATAATCCCTTTGGCTGCTTTGCCTACAGCTTCAAATACATTGTCCACGGCAATTGGCTTGCCTTTATATATACCCGGAAGCATGGGACCTCCGGATACAATAATTGTAGGTATATCAAGTTTAACAGCTGCAATAATCATGCCAGGAACTATCTTATCACAGTTTGGTATCATTACTAAACCATCAAATGCATGGGCTTTTGCCATAATTTCTATTGAGTCAGCAATCAGCTCACGTGAACCCAGGGAATATTTCATACCAATGTGATTCATTGCAATTCCATCGCATACTCCTATAGTGGGGAATTCAATTGGAGTGCCACCTGCAGCAATAACGCCTTTTTTAACTGCTTCAGCCACATTTCGCAAATGGATGTGTCCTGGAATTATCTCATTAAATGAATTTACAACGCCAATCAAAGGTTTTGCTAATTCATCGTCGTTTAGCCCTAAAGCTTTGAATAGTGAACGGTGTGGAGCTTTTTCAATTCCTTTTTTAACGCGATCGCTGATCATAAAAAAATCCTCCTTGCTTGCATAGACAATATTGTAAGTAGTATGAGTTATATACGTAAAAAATTGTAAATTAAAATTTTAAAAAATTATAAATAACAAAATCATCTTGACAAAATGTTATTTTTATCATTACATCAGCATATTTTATTATTGCTATAGTTATTATGTTTAACCCGTTAAAAATATTTAAAAATACAAAAGTTGGTATTGCACTTGGAAGTGGTGGTGCAAAAGGAGTTGCACATATTGCAGTTCTTGATTATTGCATTAAAAAAGAAATTCCAATTTCCATGATTGCAGGATCAAGTATAGGTGCTGTGATTGGTTCATTATATGCGTATGGTGCATTGCCTGAATTCACAGCGTTTTTAAAATCAGTAAAGGGTAACGATTTATTTGCATACTTTGATCCGGTGTTTCCCAAAACAGGGCTTATACAAGGCAAGCGGGTAATGGAGTTGTTATCAAAATTTATTCCCAAAAGTGTTGATCTTGAAGATCTTTCAATACCGGTTGCAATTGTTGCAACCGATTTTTACACTGGCAAACCAGTAGTATTTAAAAAAGGTAACGTTCTTGATGCAATACGGGCAAGCATATCAATACCTGGAATATTTGTTCCTGTTAAATACATGGATACTGTGCTCATTGATGGGGGTGTCAGCAATCCATTGCCCATTGATGTGGTTAAACAAATGGGTGCTGGCATTATAATAGCTGTTAATCTGCATCCAACAATTAAAGTTAAAAGGGCGATAGCTCCTACAATTATACAAAACAAAACAGCTCACACAGAAAATT is a window from the Spirochaetota bacterium genome containing:
- a CDS encoding patatin-like phospholipase family protein — translated: MFNPLKIFKNTKVGIALGSGGAKGVAHIAVLDYCIKKEIPISMIAGSSIGAVIGSLYAYGALPEFTAFLKSVKGNDLFAYFDPVFPKTGLIQGKRVMELLSKFIPKSVDLEDLSIPVAIVATDFYTGKPVVFKKGNVLDAIRASISIPGIFVPVKYMDTVLIDGGVSNPLPIDVVKQMGAGIIIAVNLHPTIKVKRAIAPTIIQNKTAHTENSSNDIIEHVDKDLLDTQAVVAKQAKGWLHSVKRWLGVSTEQSNKTQNQDAMPNIFEIVAGTIDIMEYMNTTLMITYNKPDVLVEPNLVEVGTLDFTKVDILLHEGFAACQRVEKDITRKVVRWM